The following proteins are co-located in the Agromyces laixinhei genome:
- the paaZ gene encoding phenylacetic acid degradation bifunctional protein PaaZ: protein MNDFLPSYVNGAWWTPDAAAAATEVRDASTGEIVTRVSTEGLDLGAALEYARTAGQASLGELTFHQRAVLLKQMALALTERKAELYELSARTGATKQDSWVDIDGGIGVLFTYSSKGRREMPNSKVYVDGAVEQLSKDGSFLGRHIYTRLPGVAVQINAFNFPVWGSLEKFAPAFLAGVPTLVKPATPTGYLAEGFVRILVESGLLPEGSLQLVSGSVPDLFEHLRLGDLVGFTGSASTAEKLRSHDSVQTGGVRFTSETDSINASVLGTDAVVGTPEFDAYVKQLVAEMTTKAGQKCTAIRRAIVPAASVDAVVDAVRARIAERVVVGDPRVEGVTMGPLASLEQRDEVLRQVGLLEAGGGELVIGSVDAPAVTLEGGAGAGAGGGGGEASGGAFVAPMLLRFADAASPALHEVEAFGPVSSIVGYETVAEAAALVARGGGSLVTSVATHDPEVAVALASGMAAYNGRVLFLDRDDARTSTGHGSPLPNLVHGGPGRAGGGEELGGIRAVLHHMQRTAVQGSPEMLTALTGVWHAGATSKPFADAGEPHPFRKSLAELTIGDQVVSASRTVTLEDIETFAQFTGDTFYAHMDEAAASANPFFPGRVAHGYLLVSWAAGLFVDAAPGPVLANSGLENLRFVTPVSPGDSIRVELTAKQITPRETDEYGEVRWDAVLRNQNDELVATYDVLTLVAKEHS from the coding sequence ATGAACGACTTCCTGCCGAGCTACGTCAACGGCGCGTGGTGGACCCCGGATGCCGCGGCGGCGGCGACCGAGGTGCGCGACGCATCGACCGGCGAGATCGTCACCCGCGTCTCGACCGAAGGGCTCGACCTCGGCGCAGCGCTCGAGTACGCCCGCACCGCCGGACAGGCGTCGCTCGGCGAACTCACCTTCCACCAACGCGCGGTGCTCCTCAAGCAGATGGCGCTCGCGCTGACGGAACGGAAGGCCGAACTCTACGAACTCTCCGCGCGCACGGGGGCGACGAAGCAGGACTCGTGGGTCGATATCGACGGCGGCATCGGCGTGCTCTTCACGTACTCGTCGAAGGGGCGTCGCGAGATGCCCAACTCGAAGGTCTACGTCGACGGCGCGGTCGAGCAACTGTCGAAGGACGGTTCATTCCTCGGGCGGCATATCTACACGCGCCTGCCCGGCGTCGCTGTGCAGATCAACGCCTTCAACTTTCCGGTGTGGGGTTCGCTCGAGAAGTTCGCCCCCGCCTTCCTCGCCGGCGTGCCGACCCTCGTGAAGCCCGCGACACCCACCGGCTACCTCGCCGAGGGGTTCGTGCGCATCCTCGTCGAGTCGGGGCTGCTGCCTGAGGGGTCGCTCCAGCTCGTCTCCGGCAGCGTGCCAGACCTCTTCGAGCACCTGCGGCTCGGCGACCTCGTCGGCTTCACCGGCTCGGCGTCAACCGCCGAGAAGCTGCGCTCGCACGATTCGGTGCAGACGGGCGGCGTGCGGTTCACGAGCGAGACCGACTCGATCAACGCGAGCGTGCTCGGCACCGATGCGGTCGTCGGTACTCCCGAGTTCGACGCCTACGTGAAGCAGCTCGTCGCCGAGATGACGACGAAGGCCGGCCAGAAGTGCACGGCGATCCGTCGGGCGATCGTGCCCGCGGCATCCGTCGACGCCGTGGTCGACGCGGTGCGCGCTCGCATCGCCGAGCGCGTGGTCGTCGGCGACCCGCGTGTCGAGGGCGTCACCATGGGACCGCTCGCCTCGCTCGAGCAGCGTGACGAGGTGCTCCGCCAGGTCGGCCTGCTCGAAGCAGGAGGCGGCGAACTCGTCATCGGTTCGGTTGATGCCCCGGCCGTCACCCTCGAAGGCGGTGCCGGTGCCGGTGCCGGTGGTGGTGGCGGCGAGGCGTCCGGCGGCGCGTTCGTCGCGCCGATGCTGCTGCGGTTCGCGGATGCCGCGAGCCCCGCGCTGCACGAGGTCGAGGCGTTCGGCCCGGTCTCTTCGATCGTCGGCTACGAGACCGTCGCCGAGGCTGCCGCGCTCGTGGCGCGCGGCGGCGGATCGCTCGTGACGAGCGTGGCGACCCACGACCCCGAGGTCGCCGTGGCGCTCGCGTCGGGCATGGCCGCCTACAACGGCCGCGTGCTGTTCCTCGACCGTGATGACGCGCGCACCTCGACCGGGCACGGCTCGCCGCTGCCGAACCTCGTGCACGGCGGCCCGGGCCGCGCCGGCGGCGGTGAGGAGCTCGGCGGAATCCGTGCCGTGCTGCATCACATGCAGCGCACCGCGGTGCAGGGCTCGCCCGAGATGCTCACCGCCCTGACCGGCGTCTGGCACGCGGGCGCGACCTCGAAGCCGTTCGCCGACGCCGGCGAACCGCATCCGTTCCGCAAGTCGCTCGCCGAGCTCACGATCGGCGACCAGGTGGTGAGCGCGTCACGCACCGTGACGCTGGAGGACATCGAGACCTTCGCGCAGTTCACCGGCGACACGTTCTATGCCCACATGGACGAGGCCGCGGCCTCAGCGAACCCGTTCTTCCCCGGACGCGTCGCGCACGGCTACCTGCTCGTCTCGTGGGCGGCGGGCCTCTTCGTCGACGCGGCGCCCGGGCCCGTACTCGCGAACTCGGGGCTCGAGAACCTGCGGTTTGTGACGCCCGTGTCGCCGGGCGACTCGATCCGGGTCGAACTCACGGCGAAGCAGATCACGCCGCGCGAGACCGACGAGTACGGCGAGGTGCGCTGGGACGCGGTGCTGCGAAACCAGAACGACGAACTCGTCGCGACCTATGACGTGCTCACGCTCGTGGCGAAGGAGCACTCCTGA
- a CDS encoding enoyl-CoA hydratase/isomerase family protein encodes MPAARAAASDGTESPLLVERRGDRVVATLNRAEKRNAIDQATIDALHVLCAELEAVPRTLILTGADGVFASGADIAELRERRADDARAGINANAFVRLALLPMPVIAALDGYALGGGAELAYAADIRIATPELKIGNPETGLGIIAAAGASWRLKEIVGDARAIELLLTGRTIGAAEALEIGLVSGLHPAAELLAAAHAIADRIARNDRAATIATKRVFRAPRPEHPAVDLAEQAVLFESPEKLRRMTEFLERKQK; translated from the coding sequence ATGCCCGCCGCCCGCGCCGCCGCGTCGGACGGCACCGAGTCGCCGTTGCTCGTCGAGCGGCGGGGCGATCGGGTCGTCGCCACCCTGAACCGGGCCGAGAAGCGCAACGCGATCGACCAGGCCACGATCGACGCCCTGCACGTGCTGTGCGCCGAACTCGAGGCGGTTCCGCGCACGCTCATCCTCACGGGCGCTGACGGGGTCTTCGCCTCGGGTGCCGATATCGCCGAGCTTCGCGAACGGCGAGCGGATGACGCGCGCGCGGGCATCAACGCGAACGCCTTCGTTCGGCTCGCGCTGCTGCCGATGCCCGTGATCGCCGCCCTCGACGGATACGCCCTCGGCGGCGGTGCCGAACTCGCATACGCGGCCGACATCCGCATCGCGACGCCCGAACTGAAGATCGGCAATCCCGAGACCGGGCTCGGCATCATCGCCGCGGCCGGCGCGAGCTGGCGGCTGAAGGAGATCGTCGGCGATGCTCGCGCGATCGAACTGCTGCTCACCGGCCGCACCATCGGCGCCGCAGAAGCGCTGGAGATCGGGCTCGTGAGCGGGCTGCACCCCGCAGCCGAACTGCTCGCCGCCGCGCACGCGATCGCCGATCGCATCGCGCGCAACGACCGCGCGGCGACGATCGCGACGAAGCGGGTGTTCCGCGCGCCGCGGCCCGAGCATCCTGCCGTCGACCTCGCTGAGCAGGCCGTGCTCTTCGAGAGCCCCGAGAAGCTGCGCCGCATGACCGAGTTCCTCGAGAGGAAGCAGAAGTGA
- a CDS encoding RecQ family ATP-dependent DNA helicase, with translation MTRAVSPADTRDAALEALRELVGRPDAEFHDGQFEAIEALVEGRRRALVVQRTGWGKSAVYFVATLLLRRRGAGPTVLVSPLLALMRDQIAAAERAGVRAVAINSTNPHEWGDVLARLDRDEVDVLLVSPERLNNPAFREQQLPALVRRIGMLVVDEAHCISDWGHDFRPDYRRLRDLIAQMPAEVPVLATTATANSRVVADVAEQLGTGSADNGGAAPEVLTIRGPLARASLRLGVLRLPDSPSRLAWLLSHLDDLPGSGIIYTLTVAAANDTARLLRDRGHEVRAYTGQTDTDERTESESMLKRNEVKALVATSALGMGFDKPDLGFVLHLGAPSSPVAYYQQVGRAGRASESADVLLLPGTEDGAIWHYFATASMPDQERAERVIAALGDTPVSTPALEAMVDIRRTPLELLLKVLDVDGAVRRVQGGWVATGERWVYDAERYERIAAERLAEQQHMIEYEQTDGCRMEFLQRSLDDDTAAPCGRCDNCAGVWFPREIAASATATATESLDRVGVPIEPRRAWPTGADRLGVPVKGRIAPAEQASEGRALARLTDLGWGGTLRELFAPGTPDAPVSPQVLAACVRVLADWSRGERPVAVVAMPSRSRPLLVDSLARGLADVGRLPYLGALEHRDGGPSGQPGGNSAFRLAGLWNRFSAAGLDVPGGGVLLVDDQADSRWTFTIAARELRQAGATEVLPFALALRG, from the coding sequence CGTCGAGGGTCGACGGCGAGCACTCGTCGTGCAGCGCACCGGGTGGGGCAAGTCAGCGGTGTACTTCGTCGCGACGCTGCTGCTGCGCCGTCGGGGCGCCGGGCCGACGGTGCTCGTCTCGCCGCTCCTGGCCCTCATGCGCGACCAGATCGCCGCAGCCGAGCGGGCCGGCGTGCGCGCGGTGGCGATCAACTCGACCAACCCGCACGAGTGGGGCGACGTGCTCGCCCGGCTCGACCGCGACGAGGTCGACGTGCTGCTGGTCTCGCCCGAGCGACTCAACAATCCCGCCTTCCGCGAGCAGCAGCTGCCAGCACTCGTGCGGCGCATCGGCATGCTCGTCGTCGATGAGGCGCACTGCATCAGCGACTGGGGGCACGACTTCCGGCCCGACTACCGGCGACTGCGCGACCTCATCGCGCAGATGCCGGCCGAGGTGCCGGTGCTCGCGACGACCGCGACGGCGAACAGCCGGGTGGTGGCGGATGTCGCGGAGCAACTGGGTACCGGCTCGGCCGACAACGGCGGCGCGGCCCCCGAGGTACTCACCATTCGCGGGCCGCTCGCTCGCGCCTCGCTGCGACTCGGGGTGCTGCGGCTGCCCGACTCGCCGAGCCGCCTGGCGTGGCTCCTCAGTCACCTCGACGACCTCCCCGGCTCGGGCATCATCTACACTCTGACCGTCGCGGCGGCCAACGACACCGCCCGCCTGCTGCGCGACCGCGGCCACGAGGTGCGCGCCTACACGGGCCAGACCGACACCGACGAGCGCACCGAGTCCGAGAGCATGCTGAAGCGCAACGAGGTGAAGGCGCTCGTCGCCACGAGTGCACTCGGCATGGGCTTCGACAAGCCCGACCTCGGTTTCGTGCTGCACCTCGGTGCACCTTCGTCACCCGTCGCGTACTACCAGCAGGTCGGCCGCGCGGGGCGGGCCAGCGAGAGCGCCGACGTGCTCCTCCTCCCGGGCACCGAAGACGGCGCCATCTGGCACTACTTCGCGACCGCCTCAATGCCCGATCAGGAGCGGGCCGAGCGCGTGATCGCAGCGCTCGGCGATACGCCGGTCTCGACGCCGGCGCTCGAGGCGATGGTCGACATCCGCCGCACACCGCTCGAACTGCTGCTCAAGGTGCTCGACGTCGACGGTGCGGTGCGCCGCGTGCAGGGCGGCTGGGTCGCCACCGGTGAGCGGTGGGTCTACGACGCCGAGCGCTACGAGCGCATCGCCGCCGAGCGGCTCGCCGAGCAGCAGCACATGATCGAGTACGAGCAGACCGACGGATGCCGCATGGAGTTCCTCCAGCGATCGCTCGACGACGACACGGCGGCGCCCTGCGGGCGGTGCGACAACTGCGCGGGCGTCTGGTTTCCACGGGAGATCGCGGCCTCCGCCACGGCCACCGCTACCGAATCGCTCGACCGCGTGGGCGTGCCGATCGAGCCGCGACGCGCGTGGCCGACCGGTGCCGACCGACTCGGCGTGCCCGTCAAGGGCCGCATCGCCCCCGCCGAGCAGGCGAGCGAGGGCCGCGCGCTCGCTCGTCTCACCGACCTCGGCTGGGGCGGCACGCTTCGCGAGCTCTTCGCGCCCGGCACGCCCGACGCCCCCGTCTCGCCGCAGGTGCTCGCCGCGTGCGTGCGTGTGCTCGCCGACTGGAGCCGGGGCGAGCGACCGGTCGCCGTCGTCGCGATGCCGTCGCGCTCGCGCCCGCTACTCGTCGACTCGCTCGCCCGCGGCCTCGCCGACGTCGGCCGGCTCCCGTACCTCGGTGCCCTCGAACACCGAGACGGCGGACCGAGCGGGCAGCCGGGCGGCAACAGCGCATTCCGGCTCGCCGGGCTGTGGAACAGGTTCTCGGCTGCAGGGCTCGACGTGCCCGGCGGCGGCGTGCTGCTCGTCGACGACCAGGCCGACAGCCGCTGGACCTTCACGATCGCCGCGCGCGAGCTCCGTCAGGCGGGGGCGACAGAGGTGCTTCCCTTCGCGCTCGCCCTTCGCGGCTGA
- a CDS encoding thiolase family protein: protein MAEAYLVGGVRTPVGRYGGALAGVRPDDLAALVVGELVRRTRLDQAGELGAIDEVILGAANQAGEDNRNVARMSVLLTGLPDEVPGITVNRLCASGMSAITMASQAIRAGDADLIIAGGVESMTRAPWVQAKPDRAWAKPGAAYDTSIGWRFPNPKLLARDKATFSMPETAEEVARIDGITREEADAFALRSQQRAAAAIEGGRFEAEIVGVPTHRGEVLVDEGPRPETTLEALAGLRPVVHGGSIVTAGNSSALNDGASAILVASAAAVERYGLTPRARVVVGASAGLPPEIMGLGPVPATEKALERSGVDLDDIGSVELNEAFATQSIASMRRLGLDPERVNVDGGAIALGHPLGSSGSRLVVTLLGRMEREQSRYGLATMCVGVGQGSALIVERV from the coding sequence ATGGCTGAGGCCTACCTCGTCGGGGGCGTTCGCACGCCGGTCGGGCGCTACGGCGGAGCGCTCGCGGGCGTTCGGCCAGACGATCTGGCGGCGCTCGTCGTCGGCGAACTCGTGCGCCGCACCCGTCTCGACCAGGCCGGTGAGCTCGGCGCGATCGACGAGGTCATCCTCGGCGCCGCCAATCAGGCGGGCGAAGACAACCGCAACGTCGCGCGCATGTCGGTGCTGCTCACCGGCCTGCCCGACGAGGTGCCCGGCATCACGGTCAACCGCCTCTGCGCTTCTGGCATGTCGGCGATCACGATGGCCTCACAGGCGATCCGGGCCGGCGACGCCGACCTGATCATCGCCGGCGGCGTCGAATCGATGACCCGCGCGCCGTGGGTGCAGGCCAAGCCCGACCGGGCATGGGCGAAGCCCGGCGCCGCCTACGACACCTCGATCGGCTGGCGCTTCCCGAACCCGAAGCTCCTCGCCCGCGACAAGGCCACCTTCTCGATGCCCGAGACGGCCGAAGAGGTCGCCCGCATCGACGGCATCACGCGCGAAGAGGCCGATGCCTTCGCGCTGCGCTCGCAGCAGCGTGCGGCGGCGGCGATCGAAGGCGGCCGGTTCGAGGCCGAGATCGTGGGCGTGCCGACGCATCGCGGCGAGGTGCTCGTCGACGAGGGCCCCCGGCCCGAGACCACGCTCGAGGCACTTGCCGGCTTGCGGCCGGTCGTGCACGGCGGCTCGATCGTGACGGCCGGCAACTCGAGCGCACTGAACGACGGCGCCTCGGCGATCCTCGTCGCGAGTGCCGCCGCCGTCGAGCGCTACGGACTCACGCCGCGTGCCCGTGTCGTCGTCGGCGCCTCGGCCGGGCTGCCGCCCGAGATCATGGGTCTCGGGCCCGTGCCCGCAACCGAGAAGGCGCTCGAGCGTTCGGGCGTCGACCTCGACGACATCGGCTCGGTCGAACTCAACGAGGCCTTCGCAACCCAGTCGATCGCGTCGATGCGCCGCCTCGGGCTCGACCCCGAGCGCGTCAACGTCGACGGGGGAGCCATCGCACTGGGGCATCCGCTCGGCTCGTCGGGCTCACGGCTCGTCGTGACGCTGCTCGGCCGCATGGAGCGCGAGCAGTCGCGTTACGGCCTGGCCACGATGTGCGTCGGCGTCGGACAGGGCAGCGCGCTCATCGTGGAGCGGGTGTGA
- a CDS encoding 3-hydroxyacyl-CoA dehydrogenase family protein codes for MGAGIAHAFLLAGSRVTVVERDAPAAAAASTRVLESVAASVARGTADDEEAVIAARFAATTDVADFARCDLVVEAVPEDLELKIDALTRVEGVLAPGAALASNTSSISIDQLAALLDRPSRFLGMHFFNPVPASTLVEIVRGEATEGTLVEQARTWVRAIGKTPIVVADAPGFASSRLGVALGLEAIRMLEAGVASAEDIDAAMALGYKHPIGPLRLTDIVGLDVRLGIAEYLSSTLGERFAPPALLRRMVAEGKLGRKTGEGFYLWDAP; via the coding sequence ATGGGCGCCGGCATCGCACACGCCTTCCTGCTCGCGGGCTCACGTGTCACCGTCGTCGAACGCGACGCCCCGGCCGCCGCTGCTGCTTCGACCCGAGTGCTCGAGTCCGTCGCGGCATCCGTCGCCAGAGGCACCGCCGACGACGAGGAGGCGGTGATCGCCGCTCGCTTCGCCGCCACGACCGATGTCGCCGACTTCGCCCGGTGCGACCTCGTCGTCGAGGCCGTGCCCGAGGACCTCGAACTGAAGATCGACGCCCTCACCCGGGTCGAGGGCGTGCTCGCGCCGGGCGCCGCGCTCGCGTCGAACACGTCGTCGATCTCGATCGACCAGCTCGCGGCGCTGCTCGACCGGCCGTCGCGGTTTCTCGGCATGCACTTCTTCAATCCGGTGCCGGCGTCGACCCTCGTCGAGATCGTGCGAGGCGAGGCGACCGAGGGCACGCTCGTCGAGCAGGCACGCACCTGGGTGCGCGCCATCGGCAAGACCCCGATCGTCGTCGCGGATGCCCCGGGCTTCGCGTCGTCGCGCCTCGGTGTCGCGCTCGGGCTCGAGGCGATTCGCATGCTCGAAGCGGGCGTCGCCTCTGCGGAAGACATCGACGCGGCGATGGCCCTCGGCTACAAGCACCCGATCGGCCCGCTGCGGCTCACCGACATCGTCGGTCTCGACGTGCGGCTCGGTATCGCCGAGTACCTCTCGTCGACGCTCGGCGAGCGCTTCGCCCCGCCCGCGCTGCTGCGGCGCATGGTCGCCGAGGGCAAGCTCGGCCGCAAGACCGGCGAGGGCTTCTACCTCTGGGATGCTCCGTGA